In the genome of Vanacampus margaritifer isolate UIUO_Vmar chromosome 1, RoL_Vmar_1.0, whole genome shotgun sequence, one region contains:
- the LOC144040754 gene encoding uncharacterized protein LOC144040754 has translation MMMMVTTRLMPKLQRTRGGSFDHVLRPQRLAVLAPENVVHDRALLRTRTLIRTTTKSILSPMDILRRSGYNLTMEKVIRTVFYPQKTAKIADRAHNDVPLQRRQRELQLRVTLLRVSKIKVQGPVDPRKKIPKILAGMKQAGSQTHSPLLRSQDREVPQQS, from the exons atgatgatgatggtgacaacgaggttgatgccgaagttgcagcgtacacgcggcggcagcttcgaccacgttttaaggcctcagaggctagcggtgctagctccggaaaacgtggtgcacgaccgagcacttctccgcacgaggacgttgattcggacgacgacgaagagtatcctgagtccgatggatattcttcggaggagtgggtacaatctGACCATGGAGAAAGTGATACGGACAGTCTTTTATCCGCAGAAGActgcgaag atcgcgGATCGTGCTCACAACGACGTCcctctgcaaagacgacaaagagag ctgcagctcagagtgacactCCTCAGAGTGAGCAAAATAAAGGTCCAAGGACCAGTGGATCccagaaaaaag atcccaaaaattctggctggcatgaagcaggctggcagccaaactcattcacctttactgcggagccaggaccgagaggtgccgcagcagagctga